A stretch of DNA from Echeneis naucrates chromosome 3, fEcheNa1.1, whole genome shotgun sequence:
ATATCAAAGCACttggtaaaatgtttttcaggtgtTACCAGCCCTACGAACAGTGTCACTGGGATTGATGCCATATGTCCATCTTCCAAAGAAGACTTCACAGAGTTTGAAaagctgctgaaagaaaagataACCCAGTTTGAAAAATCTGTGCATTATTCAAGTTTCTTGGATTCGTTGTTTCGGGAACTCTGTATTTCATGTAAGTATCTTCTATACATCAGCATTATATATTTTCACCATATGAATCAGTATGAGTGAAGGATGGACCGTTAACTGCTTTTTCCCTTCTTACAGTGGAAGTAGATGACTTGAAGAAAATCAGTAATTCCCTGTCAGTCCTACTtagtgaaaaacagaaacaagaaaaagtgaGTGACCACATGCTGGTATTTTCTCTTTTAGTGCATATTCAGTAGAGGGTGCTCTTTACCTTGTCTCGTCACATGATTTGTGGCCAAAGTTAAaatcctgttttttgttttctttaacattcATAAGgtgtttaaatttaatttaaatcgaaaaggaaataaaatgttttattccaaGATGTGACACTTGAATAATTAACTTTGCATTGTTCGTATAGAGAGCTCTCAGATCAAAttacaaagttttatttgtattatatgtttatatttaatggCTATCATATCttacatttttgccttttcagcaaaacaaaggaaagaaaaagaagaaaggggtTTTGCCTGGAGGTGGATTGAAAGCACAGTTGAGAGATGACCTTGACTATGCATCTTTTGATGGTGGCTACGCCCAAGATTATGAGGACTTCATGTGACACTGGCTCCATCATTACTGCCCTTTCCCCCTCCCAACCCTCAGAAATGCAGCTGTACCTTCTCATGCTGTCCAGTGCCATCCTGGAAAATTTGAACTATGTGTTGCCCCCTTCATTTTGCTTCAGTGACCAGAGGGATTATACCAGGGAGCATCCAGTCTCACCAACTCTTTATGTTCAGACATATGGAATTGCCTTTTTTCAGTCTCATTCAGCAtcagctctctcacacacacacaaacacatgcaaagatatacaaacacacacaaacataatcatGTAGTAACTGTTGGGTGACCCAGCTTCAATGGAGAATACATTGTAACTGCCGTCTGTCGTCTTGAGTTTCTCTTGGgctcattttttattaaatgttgcTCCTGTTAAAATGGCAGATATAGTATTGCAGTTATAAATGTGGTGACATAGAAACACAAGGTTCTATGCAAATTCTTTAACCAGAATGTCATGTATATATTATAGGTCTCACTTACCTGTGGATGGTTCTCTTACAGGAAAGTATATAGTATCTATAACTTTGGTTGCCAAATGCAGAACAATATTCAGTACATTATTCAACTTTGTCTCTGGAAAGGTTGCATTGTGAGTGATTTTTAGACTGATGCAACATGtaagtagagagagagagcacatgTTATTCATTGTAAGGTAAAAGGGATAgacaagtaaaataaatgtgactttaaatcCCACAGCCATCTTCTTGATAGATCTCTGGAATATCCTTGAAAATTTGGAGCAAAGAGTGCTTATAGGTATTTTTTGTGCATGgggaaaatgtaatttactAATTTGATTTGTACTAATGCAGAGAAAGTATGGATCAGGCAAGGGGATAAACTTGCTACAACTGGTCTCCTAATCATTGCTTCTGCAGGCTTGTATCAAGTGTGATGAGGAGCGGGGGCTTATGGGCTTCACCCCACCATATCTTCATATGGGCTACAGTTAGAAGAAAGGGccttatttctcattttctagCAATTTTGACCAGTTCCAATGTTACATGGACAATTGAGTACATTATAACGTGAGAATTAGAACATCTGCAGTGTTTTATAAGCATCTAATTTAATAAACCACTGGTCAAAAGGAGaagttgtgtgtttctcttttgtttatATCACTTGCATAACAGCACCCACCTCACCGATTAATGATTTTGAGGCAcatgtaataaatatttatacagtTTCAAGTAAATGCTTTTGTTGGTACTTTGGAAAATGTGGAgtacgaccccccccccccaaaaaaaaagcaactaatctttcagaaaatgttttctttttgtccaatAATATAATCAGGTAATTTGCAAGAgtcaatataaaatatttgtattagAACACATAATTAGCACTGTCCACTCATCTCCATTGCAGGTATTCATTCAGTATCCATGGTGATCATCAGTGCTTAACTTGTGTGCGGTGTGCGTCTCTCTGTGGGGTGTCTGGTGCTACGTCTACGACTGCTGCGAGGGGCGTTGGCTCTCTGCCGGCGTCGGTTCTGCCTGCCCTCTCCTTTGGACACACTTGTTACTGTCAGACCTGCAGAGCTCTGCTGTGTCTGGAAGACACTCTGGCGTGACACATCTCGATCTCCACAGGTAAACGTCAGGGCCACCCCTTCATTGCTCTTCATGACACGAGATGTACCATCAGATGTGCCGTCAAAGCAACGTCCAAGTGCAATCTCTTTGGCTGTGCGGGGATCCTGGTCTGTCACTGTGTAAATTCCATAGTTATGGCCCAGAGGGTCAAGAGGAGCGAGCATGGTGAACTCATTGGTGTCATTGTTGACAGCAAGGGGCAGGTGGTTGACAAGATATTCTTGAAGCATTGTGTTAACATGGTCTCTCTTACAGCTTCCTTGTGGAATTACCTTCACCAGGGT
This window harbors:
- the eif3jb gene encoding eukaryotic translation initiation factor 3 subunit J-B, translating into MADWDAENFEPEEPIKKAAALDKWEGEDEDEDVKDNWDDEDEDEEKKAEVKKTEMKVSEKKKLSEKIKEKENRLKKKQQELMEQQNTQAVLTPEEQLEEKLRVKKLQEAADLELANDAFGVTSPTNSVTGIDAICPSSKEDFTEFEKLLKEKITQFEKSVHYSSFLDSLFRELCISLEVDDLKKISNSLSVLLSEKQKQEKQNKGKKKKKGVLPGGGLKAQLRDDLDYASFDGGYAQDYEDFM